The Terriglobus roseus region CCATTCGCCGGTGCGCTGACGCGGTCTTCTCGGTCGGTGCTGTACATGCAGAAGAAAATCGGCGTGGGCAAACCTGCCTCTGTGTGGAGTGGGCCGGAGGCGATTGAACGCTATCTTGCCACGGACAACTTTGAGGATGAGGTGCAGGGGCGGCTTATTCAGTCGCTGAAGAGCTATCTGGCTGCACGGTCGTTCAATGGTACGGAGATCTTCGGGCGGCATTACCGCGTGGAAGATCTTGTGGCGAAGATGGTGGGCGATCTGCGTCGTCGCGCCAGTGTTGAGCTTGGATTTGAAGTAACGCGCGCAGTTGTTGGGCGACCTGTCGCTTTTGTTAGTGCAGACAACGATAGCGACAACGCATTTGCCGAAGAGCGACTACGGGCTTCGCTGCTGCAGGCTGGCTTTACCGATGTGCGATTTGCGATGGAGCCGATCGCTGCGGCGCACACGTACGCGGAAGGTATCCAGCGGGAAGAAACTGTCCTGATTGGTGACTTCGGTGGCGGCACGACGGACTTCTCGTTGTTGCGTGTTTCGCCTACGGAGCGCACAGTGCTCGGCACGACTGGTGTAGGGCTTGCGGGCGATGCGTTCGATGCGAAGATTGTGCATTATCTTGTTTCACCTGCGCTGGGATCGGATTCGATGGCGCGGTCGTTGAACAAGGTATTGCCTGCTTTACCAGCGTGGGTCTATGCGAATCTGGAACGCTGGCATACGCTGTCGTTCCTGCGGACGCGGCAGGTGATGGAAATGCTACGCACCACGCAGAAGCGCGCTCTGGAACCGGAAAAGATTGCTGCGTTGATTGCCGTGGTGGAGCATGATCTTGGCTATCGTCTGCATCAGGCTGTGCAGCGCGTGAAGATCGATCTGTCTTCACAGGACGCTACGGAGTTTGTGCTGGAGACAGACGCTGTCTCACTTCGCGAGGCGGTAACGCGCGCTGAGTTTGAAGGATGGATTGCACCGGAGTTGGAGCGGATGGAACGTTCCCTAGATGACGTATTGCAGAAGACCGGTGTTGCAGTTGCGCAGGTGGATCGCGTGTTTCTTACGGGTGGAACTTCGCTGGTGCCAGCGGTGCGACGCGTGTTTGCTTCGAGGTTTGGTGAAGAACGCGTGGTGAGCGGCGAGGCATTTACGTCTGTGGCGCACGGACTGGCGCTAATGGCCGCCAACAAGGACGCGTAGCAGGATTATTCCTGCTCCGCGT contains the following coding sequences:
- a CDS encoding Hsp70 family protein, giving the protein MASLDTSPVVGIDFGTTNSSVALALPDGSLQFVEFPFAGALTRSSRSVLYMQKKIGVGKPASVWSGPEAIERYLATDNFEDEVQGRLIQSLKSYLAARSFNGTEIFGRHYRVEDLVAKMVGDLRRRASVELGFEVTRAVVGRPVAFVSADNDSDNAFAEERLRASLLQAGFTDVRFAMEPIAAAHTYAEGIQREETVLIGDFGGGTTDFSLLRVSPTERTVLGTTGVGLAGDAFDAKIVHYLVSPALGSDSMARSLNKVLPALPAWVYANLERWHTLSFLRTRQVMEMLRTTQKRALEPEKIAALIAVVEHDLGYRLHQAVQRVKIDLSSQDATEFVLETDAVSLREAVTRAEFEGWIAPELERMERSLDDVLQKTGVAVAQVDRVFLTGGTSLVPAVRRVFASRFGEERVVSGEAFTSVAHGLALMAANKDA